One part of the Bdellovibrio sp. KM01 genome encodes these proteins:
- a CDS encoding CdaR family protein: MRRRWSDAVTENFSYKVVALFISLILWLTILGRRDFVLSKNVEVDLVTAPGTHVVAQTTDHIKVKVSGPRAALKKFMESSLSQNINLDISQKGEGVVYVDIPLNKIDVPLGVKILGVRPNQIQVEVVKIKGDENDEQKGQ, translated from the coding sequence ATGAGACGCCGTTGGAGCGATGCTGTGACTGAAAATTTTAGTTACAAAGTAGTAGCCTTGTTTATTTCCCTGATTCTGTGGTTGACCATTTTAGGCCGCCGCGACTTTGTCTTAAGCAAAAACGTGGAAGTCGACCTGGTGACAGCCCCGGGAACCCATGTTGTGGCGCAGACAACTGACCACATCAAGGTAAAGGTTTCAGGGCCAAGAGCTGCTTTGAAGAAGTTTATGGAAAGCTCTTTGTCTCAGAATATCAATCTTGATATCTCTCAAAAAGGCGAAGGCGTAGTCTATGTCGATATTCCACTGAATAAGATCGACGTTCCACTGGGAGTGAAAATCCTGGGAGTCCGTCCGAATCAGATTCAGGTTGAAGTAGTTAAGATCAAAGGCGACGAAAATG